A section of the Ruania halotolerans genome encodes:
- a CDS encoding amino acid ABC transporter ATP-binding/permease protein: MTAPGRDSLAQAPHHHPATAQGGLVADLHDVRGVLPLLEVDRRRTALAIGWGSLTLSAAVGLAAVSAWLIARASQMPHVLDLTVAVVTVRALGISRGVFRYLDRIASHDVALRGVAALRERLYRDLATGRAEAVVGLRRGDLLSRLGADADALGDVVVRALIPAAVAAVVGTGTVLLVGAFSPAIAAVLAGCLLLSGLLAPFLAATAARASESALTDDRAELSAAVTTILDGATELRVYGGLPAAYDHLGEVEARLRHGRDQAAGPAAAAHAIVLLATGIATLAALLIGIPATTAGALAPVELAVVVLTPLAAFEASAALPAAAVQLTRSAAAARRIRALLDAAAPSPAAPSATPPSPAPPSATPPSAPVVWATPALQTTRCPGLSPSLPRARQIGATRAKDDGDISSTTTQSPQVTANSTPVLVARNLTCGWHGRAVVSGVDLRLEPGRAMLLIGPSGAGKTTLALTLAGLIPPVAGELTIAGYRAETYGDAEPRAAGGAPADSAATPVSTDVVSFTAEDAHLFETTVLENLRVARGDVSVTEAEAVLRQVGLDGLVNRLPHGLDTLVAAPTLSGGERRRLLLARALLSPAPLLILDEPTEHLDPATAEALMADILAIGHRGSTRGVLVITHQLTGCDAADDIVRIDAAQIQTSRTLVP; encoded by the coding sequence CGCAGTGGGCCTGGCCGCGGTCTCGGCGTGGCTGATCGCCCGCGCGAGCCAGATGCCGCATGTGCTCGACCTCACGGTGGCTGTGGTGACTGTACGAGCGCTGGGGATCTCGCGCGGGGTCTTCCGCTACCTCGACCGGATCGCCTCGCACGACGTGGCGCTGCGCGGCGTCGCGGCATTGCGTGAGCGGCTCTATCGTGACCTGGCCACCGGACGCGCTGAAGCCGTCGTGGGTTTGCGGCGCGGCGATCTGCTGAGCCGGCTCGGCGCCGATGCGGACGCACTCGGGGACGTCGTGGTGCGTGCCCTGATCCCGGCGGCGGTGGCCGCAGTGGTCGGCACAGGCACCGTGCTGCTCGTGGGTGCCTTCTCGCCCGCCATCGCCGCCGTGCTCGCCGGGTGTCTGCTGCTCAGCGGCCTGCTCGCCCCCTTCCTAGCGGCCACCGCTGCCCGCGCGTCCGAGTCGGCGCTGACTGACGACCGGGCCGAGCTCTCCGCCGCGGTCACCACGATCTTGGACGGTGCGACGGAGCTGCGGGTCTACGGCGGTCTTCCGGCGGCCTACGACCACCTCGGCGAGGTGGAAGCACGGCTGCGGCATGGCAGAGACCAGGCAGCGGGCCCTGCCGCTGCCGCCCACGCCATCGTGCTCCTCGCCACCGGGATCGCTACGCTCGCTGCCCTGCTGATCGGAATTCCCGCCACCACAGCCGGAGCGCTGGCGCCGGTGGAGCTTGCTGTGGTGGTGCTCACGCCCCTCGCAGCCTTCGAGGCGAGTGCGGCATTGCCCGCGGCCGCGGTGCAACTCACCCGGTCCGCGGCGGCGGCCCGGCGCATCCGTGCCCTTCTCGATGCCGCTGCACCGTCCCCCGCTGCACCATCAGCTACCCCACCATCCCCCGCTCCACCATCAGCCACCCCACCATCCGCACCAGTCGTGTGGGCTACCCCCGCCCTCCAGACCACGCGTTGCCCCGGTCTGTCGCCATCGCTCCCCCGGGCGCGACAGATCGGGGCAACGCGTGCCAAGGACGACGGGGATATCTCGAGCACCACGACTCAGAGCCCGCAGGTCACCGCGAACTCAACGCCTGTGCTGGTGGCGCGGAACCTGACATGCGGATGGCACGGTCGTGCCGTGGTCTCCGGGGTGGACCTGAGGCTCGAGCCGGGCCGCGCGATGCTGCTGATAGGTCCCAGCGGGGCCGGGAAGACGACGCTCGCCCTCACCCTCGCCGGGCTGATTCCCCCGGTGGCCGGCGAACTCACCATTGCAGGCTATCGAGCCGAGACCTATGGTGACGCCGAGCCTCGTGCGGCAGGAGGTGCACCCGCGGACAGTGCCGCGACTCCCGTGAGCACCGACGTGGTCTCCTTCACCGCCGAGGACGCGCATCTCTTCGAGACCACTGTGCTGGAGAACCTGCGGGTCGCCCGTGGCGACGTGAGCGTGACCGAGGCTGAGGCTGTGCTCCGCCAGGTCGGGCTGGATGGCTTGGTGAACCGGCTCCCCCACGGACTCGACACCCTTGTGGCCGCACCGACCCTCTCGGGTGGGGAACGCCGTCGGCTGTTGCTCGCTCGAGCCCTCCTCAGTCCCGCTCCGCTGCTGATCCTGGACGAGCCGACCGAGCATCTCGATCCGGCCACGGCGGAGGCGTTGATGGCCGACATTCTGGCGATCGGTCACCGTGGGAGCACACGTGGCGTGCTGGTCATCACGCACCAGCTCACCGGATGCGACGCTGCGGACGACATCGTCCGGATCGATGCGGCACAGATCCAGACATCGCGCACACTGGTGCCATGA